The Arachis hypogaea cultivar Tifrunner chromosome 14, arahy.Tifrunner.gnm2.J5K5, whole genome shotgun sequence genome has a segment encoding these proteins:
- the LOC112742033 gene encoding transcription factor EGL1-like isoform X1 — protein sequence MLLENFKEQLALSVRSIQWSYAIFWSTSSTQPGVLSWGEGYYNGDIKTRKTSQGVELNSDQIGLQRSEQLRELYKSLKAVEASPQTKRRSAALSPEDLTDTECEEAGWDVVIACHSKSLSICFSLECIMLLLAIVICY from the exons ATGTTGTTGGAGAACTTCAAAGAACAACTTGCTTTGTCTGTGAGAAGCATCCAGTGGAGCTATGCAATATTCTGGTCTACTTCATCTACCCAACCCGG GGTGTTGAGTTGGGGGGAAGGATATTACAATGGAGACATTAAGACAAGGAAGACAAGTCAAGGAGTGGAACTCAATTCTGATCAGATAGGGTTGCAGCGGAGTGAGCAGCTTCGAGAGTTATACAAGTCCCTCAAAGCTGTAGAAGCCAGCCCTCAAACCAAAAGGCGTTCAGCAGCACTGTCTCCGGAGGATCTCACAGATACAGAATG TGAAGAGGCAGGTTGGGACGTGGTAATTGCTTGCCATAGTAAGAGTCTAAGTATCTGTTTTTCTTTAGAATGTATCATGTTATTACTTGCCATAGTAATATGTTATTGA
- the LOC112742033 gene encoding transcription factor EGL1-like isoform X2, which yields MLLENFKEQLALSVRSIQWSYAIFWSTSSTQPGRVLSWGEGYYNGDIKTRKTSQGVELNSDQIGLQRSEQLRELYKSLKAVEASPQTKRRSAALSPEDLTDTECEEAGWDVVIACHKISVQLSLL from the exons ATGTTGTTGGAGAACTTCAAAGAACAACTTGCTTTGTCTGTGAGAAGCATCCAGTGGAGCTATGCAATATTCTGGTCTACTTCATCTACCCAACCCGG CAGGGTGTTGAGTTGGGGGGAAGGATATTACAATGGAGACATTAAGACAAGGAAGACAAGTCAAGGAGTGGAACTCAATTCTGATCAGATAGGGTTGCAGCGGAGTGAGCAGCTTCGAGAGTTATACAAGTCCCTCAAAGCTGTAGAAGCCAGCCCTCAAACCAAAAGGCGTTCAGCAGCACTGTCTCCGGAGGATCTCACAGATACAGAATG TGAAGAGGCAGGTTGGGACGTGGTAATTGCTTGCCATA AGATCTCTGTTCAGCTCAGTTTACTATGA